From the genome of Suricata suricatta isolate VVHF042 chromosome 3, meerkat_22Aug2017_6uvM2_HiC, whole genome shotgun sequence, one region includes:
- the ZC3H15 gene encoding zinc finger CCCH domain-containing protein 15, with translation MPPKKQAQAGGSKKAEQKKKEKIIEDKTFGLKNKKGAKQQKFIKAVTHQVKFGQQNPRQVAQSEAEKKLKKDDKKKELQELNELFKPVVAAQKISKGADPKSVVCAFFKQGQCTKGDKCKFSHDLTLERKCEKRSVYIDARDEELEKDTMDNWDEKKLEEVVNKKHGEAEKKKPKTQIVCKHFLEAIENNKYGWFWVCPGGGDICMYRHALPPGFVLKKDKKKEEKEDEISLEDLIERERSALGPNVTKITLESFLAWKKRKRQEKIDKLEQDMERRKADFKAGKALVISGREVFEFRPELVDDDDEEADDTRYTQGTGGDEVDDSVSVNDIDLSLYIPRDVDETGITVASLERFSTYTSEKDENKLSEASGGRAENGERSDLEEDNEGEGQENGAIDAVPVDENLFTGEDLDELEEELNTLDLEE, from the exons GATAAAACTTTTGGTCTAAAGAATAAGAAAGGagcaaagcaacagaaatttatcaaGGCTGTCACTCATCAAGTTAAGTTTGGTCAACAAAATCCACGTCAG GTAGCACAGAGTGAagctgaaaagaaactgaagaaagatGACAAGAAGAAAGAATTGCAAGAACTAAATGAGCTATTCAAACCTGTAGTTGCtgctcaaaaaataagtaaag GTGCAGATCCCAAGTCCGTGGTGTGTGCATTCTTTAAGCAAGGACAGTGTACTAAAGGAGATAAGTGTAAGTTCTCTCATGACTTGACTCTGGAAAGAAAGTGTGAAAAGCGAAGTGTTTACATTGATGCAAGAGATGAAGAACttgaaaaag atACTATGGATAATTGGGATGAGAAAAAACTGGAAGAAGTAGTGAACAAGAAGCACGGTGAGGcggaaaagaaaaaaccaaaaactcaaaTA GTGTGCAAGCATTTCCTTGAAGCTATTGAAAACAACAAATATGGCTGGTTCTGGGTATGCCCTGGAGGTGGTGATATTTGCATGTATCGTCATGCACTTCCTCCTGGATTTGtattgaaaaaagataaaaaaaaagaagagaaagaagatgaaatttCATTAGAGGATCTAATTGAAAGAGAG CGTTCTGCCCTAGGTCCAAATGTTACCAAAATCACTCTAGAATCTTTCCTTgcgtggaagaaaagaaaaagacaagaaaagattgATAAACTTGAGCAAGatatggaaagaaggaaagcagactTCAAAGCGGGAAAAGCATTAGTG ATTAGTGGTCGTGAGGTGTTTGAATTTCGTCCTGAACTGGTTGATGATGATGACGAGGAAGCAGACGATACCCGTTACACCCAGGGAACAGGTGGTGATGAG gtTGATGATTCAGTGAGTGTAAATGACATAGATTTAAGCCTGTATATCCCAAGAGATGTAGATGAGACAGGTATTACTGTAGCCAGTCTTGAACGATTCAGCACATATACTTCAGAAAAGGATG aaaacaaattaagtGAAGCTTCCGGAGGTAGGGCTGAAAATGGTGAAAGAAGTGATTTGGAAGAGGACAAcgaaggggagggacaggaaaatgGAGCCATCGATGCTGTTCCTGTCGATGAAAATCTTTTTACTGGGGAAGATTTGGATGAACTAGAAGAAGAATTAAACACACTTGATTTAGAAGAATGA